The sequence below is a genomic window from Ipomoea triloba cultivar NCNSP0323 chromosome 2, ASM357664v1.
TCCATCAGGATTGGATACTCATTTCATTACGGTTATGAATGATACTATTGCTGTAATTAGTCTTCCGCATATGTTTGTGGATGATGAGGATTTCATCAACATTTGGTTAAtggatgaaaataataataatattaattggcaAAAACATTCAAGTATACACTTTGATTGTAGCATAACTAGCTATTGGACCCCAGTAGGAATTTGGAATTTGGGTGGCCAATTGCTAGTGTTTTCAAGTGATATGGAATTACAAGGGGATGTGGCTTCTTTCAAGGATGGTTGTGGACCAGATCTAATTTCTATTGATTTGGTAACTCAAGAAAAGAAGATTATTTGTACAAGTGAAGTGAAGAAGAGTGCATTTAATATTGGTTTCAATTCAGGTGGGAATGCTCAAATTTTCAATGAAAGGAATATTTATAAAGATGAAGAATGGCATGATAAGAATATTGCTTGGTATTGTCATGGACTAAATCCATACGCTCGAGATTTTCATGAGAGTTTGAAATTTCTTTAAGAACAAAAATATGTTTatgtttctatatttatttgCACTTTTATGGAGCAAGGATGCATGCCTTTTCTTTCTCCTTCTACTTATCTTgataataaatttttgtttagtgcttagttttttttttttttttgagttctactgactcggttagtG
It includes:
- the LOC116010372 gene encoding uncharacterized protein LOC116010372, yielding MPIRYAKSCHGVLCLILSQSYFSLDGDETERIRSYGMIFDAYALNPSTREMKALPSIKVPTKPPSEYMLRIGFGFGLSKNKAWKIIMLLRFEDMDSESEYSHQIVMVCSQVEDLWKWRQIDAVHGLEHIPYLNYTRDCYLKGKYYWLCSTDHLIWFDMDDETFGKIKIPSGLDTHFITVMNDTIAVISLPHMFVDDEDFINIWLMDENNNNINWQKHSSIHFDCSITSYWTPVGIWNLGGQLLVFSSDMELQGDVASFKDGCGPDLISIDLVTQEKKIICTSEVKKSAFNIGFNSGGNAQIFNERNIYKDEEWHDKNIAWYCHGLNPYARDFHESLKFL